The window GCAGATTGGGGAGAAAATCTTCTCAACACGGTTGCTGGTAATACCATTCGCCACCTGTTTACTCATAGTGAAACCGTAGATGTACAAGTTCGTTGTCAACCTTCCAGCAAGTTATTACAGGGAAGTATCGACAGTTTTAAAATGAGTGGTCGCGGTTTGGTGATTAGAAAAGATTTTCGCACTGAAGAAATGTCCTTTGAGACTGACGCGGTGTCTCTCGATTTTAGTTCAGTACTTAAGGGTAAAATCGCACTGAAGCAACCAACTCAAGCGATCGCTTTGATCAAATTGTCCGAAGAGGACATCAATCAAGCTTTTAAGGCTCAATTAGTGAGAAAAAGACTAGAAAACCTATCTATACCCACTCTAACCGCTTTATCTGACGGAAACCCCGTGTCTTTTAGCGAGATCAACCTCGAGTTATTACCAGGGAATCAGCTCAAATTACTCGCCCAGGCCGATTTGCACCACAGTATAGTCCCCATAAGTCTCAGTTGTACCCTCGTTGTAGCTAAGCGACGTCGCATTTTATTTGAGGACATTCGCTTTGAGGCTGATGGGATCGCTCCAGAATGGCACTCACTTTCAGAAACTCTTACCCACACCTTGGGAGAAGTTTTAAATGAAATGGTTGATTTAGACCGTTTTAATTTAGATGGAGTGACTATGCGTCTAAATCGCTTGGAAACCCAAGGAAAATACTTGTTGTTTAGTGGTTATGCCCAAATAAACCATTTTCCTACCAATGCCTAGAGTCGCGACCGCTTCCCTTGGACAATGCCTTGGCAAAATCGATAAGATGTATAGCGCAGAGCGCGGGGTAAAGGGTAAAGGGTAAAGGGTAAAGGGTAAAGGGTAAAGGTTTAGATAAAAATGGGACTCATATCAGCTCCGGATGATTGACCAGAATAAAAAACTTTGTGTCCTTTGTGTCTTCGTGGTTTTTCATCGTTCTTAATTATGGGTATTTAACTGGACTTGATA is drawn from Gloeocapsa sp. PCC 73106 and contains these coding sequences:
- a CDS encoding DUF2993 domain-containing protein, translated to MLGGFIGSNNQQGADWGENLLNTVAGNTIRHLFTHSETVDVQVRCQPSSKLLQGSIDSFKMSGRGLVIRKDFRTEEMSFETDAVSLDFSSVLKGKIALKQPTQAIALIKLSEEDINQAFKAQLVRKRLENLSIPTLTALSDGNPVSFSEINLELLPGNQLKLLAQADLHHSIVPISLSCTLVVAKRRRILFEDIRFEADGIAPEWHSLSETLTHTLGEVLNEMVDLDRFNLDGVTMRLNRLETQGKYLLFSGYAQINHFPTNA